ACAAATTCGCCAAGACCGGCCTTAGTCCCGCTCCGGCATCGGTCATTGATACGCCCATCATATTGGAGTGCCCGGTCAATCTTGAATGCAAAGTCAAAAAGACCATAGCCTTGGGCACCCACACATTATTTATGGCGCGCATCGTTGCCGTACAAGTGCATCAGCATTTATTGACCGCATCGGGGCGCTTAGCCATTGAAAATGCGGGCTTAGCCGCTTATGCTCATGGCGGCTACTATGAGCTTGGCAAGAAGCTGGGCTTTTTTGGCTATTCCGTCCAGAAAAAGAAAAAAGCCGGCGCCAAAAAGAGAAGATGAAAGCTGATCGTTGAGAAACGGATGTCCCCGGGGCAAGACGCAATTCTTTTCCCGAGTTTTTCGACGGCGCAGTGATTATTGCTCCCGAATCGTTAACGCCAAGGCATCGGTAATCAGAGGTTCCGCGCCGGGTTCCACCCAACACCACGATTCATCGTTGTAGCCTTCTGCGGTTCCGATGGCACTGGGGACATAGCCGGGCGCGCACTCACCAAATCCTGCTGTCAGCACGGTCGCATCGGGGCTCATCCCCTGCGCGGTGATTTGATATTGCACAAAGGTTTCTCCGGGCATGACCAGAAAT
This DNA window, taken from Candidatus Hydrogenedentota bacterium, encodes the following:
- a CDS encoding flavin reductase family protein, yielding MIKECWKPGTMLFPVPAVMISSVDSAGKPNICTVAWAGTICSDPPMVSISLRPERYSYELIKASREFVINIPSVDEIRATDYCGVVSGRKEDKFAKTGLSPAPASVIDTPIILECPVNLECKVKKTIALGTHTLFMARIVAVQVHQHLLTASGRLAIENAGLAAYAHGGYYELGKKLGFFGYSVQKKKKAGAKKRR